The region TTCGAGGCGCTCGCCGCCGACAAGCAGGTCCCCAAGGACGTCATCACGAAGTGACCCCCGCGCCTTGAGCGGGGGAGTCAGGTGATGGTCGCGGCGGTGGTCGCCGCGGTTGTGGCCGCGATGACGGCCGCGTGCACGGACGCGATCGTCTTCTGTACGGCCTCGCCGGCCCACTCGCCCTGGGCGATCTCCTTGACGCGGCCCTTGGGCGCGTCCGGGAAGGCCTCGCGGTCGAGCTTCGCCGCGTGGACGACCGCGATCAGCGCCGCCGTCCGTTCGTCTGGCTGGGCCCCGGCCAGCACGTTCCGGACGCGGTCCCGCACCGCCCGCTCATGGCTCGGGTCGAGCTCCGGATAGCGGGTGGTGGGGAAGATCCCGAGGATCTTTCCGGTCTGCTCGCTCAGCACGCCGCGTACGGCGAGACGGGTCAGCAGCCGCTTGCGCAGCCCGCCCATGCGGAGCCTGCCCACCCACCAGTCGGCCTTGTGCCGCCGGGACTCGCCGGAGATCCGGGCCAGCG is a window of Microbispora sp. NBC_01189 DNA encoding:
- a CDS encoding GOLPH3/VPS74 family protein is translated as MTLTIAEEVLLLAYREDTGKPVIGSVELDAALAGAVVAELAVSRRVDFDDKKLVVTDDAPLGDEELDQALARISGESRRHKADWWVGRLRMGGLRKRLLTRLAVRGVLSEQTGKILGIFPTTRYPELDPSHERAVRDRVRNVLAGAQPDERTAALIAVVHAAKLDREAFPDAPKGRVKEIAQGEWAGEAVQKTIASVHAAVIAATTAATTAATIT